In Enterobacter sp. 638, a single window of DNA contains:
- the ascF gene encoding PTS cellobiose/arbutin/salicin transporter subunit IIBC — MAKNYAALANDVVSALGGKDNVAAVTHCMTRLRFVLHDESKVDSATLKSISGVLGVVRNDNQCQVIIGNTVSQAYREVVSLLPAGMQPAQPQGPQKLTLRRIGAGILDALIGTMSPLIPAIIGGSMVKLLAMILEMTGVLPKGAPTLTILTVIGDGAFFFLPLMVAASAAIKFKTNVSLAIAIAGVLVHPSFIELMAKAAQGEHVEFAFIPVTAVKYTYTVIPALVMTWCLSYIEVWVDKITPAVTKNFLKPMLIVLIAAPLAIVLIGPLGIWIGSAISALVYTVHGYLGWLSVAIMGALWPLLVMTGMHRVFTPTIIQTIAETGKEGMVMPSEIGANLSLGGSSLAVAWKTKNPELRQTALAAAASAIMAGISEPALYGVAIRLKRPLIASLISGFICGAVAGIAGLASHSMAAPGLFTSVQFFDPANPMTIVWVFGVMALAVVLSFVLTLILGFEDIPVEDDAEKARALQTAPVQAQEARA; from the coding sequence ATGGCCAAAAATTATGCTGCACTGGCGAACGATGTCGTCAGCGCGCTCGGCGGTAAAGACAACGTCGCTGCCGTCACCCACTGTATGACGCGCCTGCGTTTCGTTCTGCACGACGAAAGTAAAGTGGACAGCGCAACGCTGAAAAGCATTAGCGGCGTGCTCGGCGTGGTGCGCAATGACAATCAGTGCCAGGTGATTATCGGCAACACCGTTTCACAAGCGTATCGCGAAGTGGTGAGCCTGCTCCCGGCAGGAATGCAGCCCGCACAACCGCAGGGGCCGCAAAAACTCACGCTGCGCCGCATCGGGGCCGGAATATTGGACGCGTTGATCGGCACGATGTCTCCGCTGATCCCGGCGATCATTGGCGGCTCCATGGTGAAGCTGCTGGCCATGATTCTGGAAATGACCGGAGTGCTGCCAAAAGGCGCGCCGACCCTGACTATTCTGACGGTTATCGGCGACGGCGCGTTTTTCTTCCTGCCGCTGATGGTGGCCGCGTCCGCTGCGATTAAATTCAAAACCAACGTGTCGCTGGCGATTGCCATCGCAGGCGTGCTGGTGCATCCGAGCTTTATTGAGCTGATGGCGAAAGCCGCGCAGGGCGAGCACGTTGAGTTCGCGTTTATTCCGGTAACGGCGGTGAAATACACTTATACCGTGATCCCGGCGCTGGTCATGACCTGGTGCCTGTCGTACATCGAAGTGTGGGTAGACAAAATTACCCCTGCGGTGACCAAAAACTTCCTCAAACCGATGCTGATCGTGCTGATTGCGGCTCCGCTCGCCATCGTCTTAATTGGCCCGCTTGGGATCTGGATCGGTAGCGCCATCTCCGCGCTGGTTTACACTGTTCACGGCTATCTGGGCTGGCTGTCGGTCGCGATTATGGGCGCATTATGGCCGCTGCTGGTGATGACCGGGATGCACCGCGTGTTTACCCCGACGATTATCCAGACCATTGCCGAAACGGGCAAAGAAGGGATGGTAATGCCATCTGAGATTGGCGCAAACCTGTCGCTCGGCGGCTCTTCTCTGGCGGTCGCCTGGAAGACCAAAAACCCGGAGCTGCGCCAGACGGCGTTAGCGGCGGCAGCGTCTGCCATCATGGCGGGTATTTCTGAACCCGCGCTGTACGGCGTGGCAATCCGTCTGAAACGCCCGCTGATTGCGAGTTTAATCAGCGGTTTCATCTGCGGCGCAGTCGCTGGAATTGCCGGTCTTGCCAGCCATTCGATGGCGGCGCCAGGGCTGTTTACCAGCGTACAGTTCTTTGATCCGGCCAACCCGATGACTATCGTATGGGTGTTTGGCGTGATGGCGCTGGCGGTGGTGTTATCGTTTGTTCTGACCCTGATCCTCGGCTTTGAGGATATCCCGGTCGAAGACGATGCAGAAAAAGCACGCGCCCTGCAAACCGCGCCGGTTCAGGCACAGGAAGCACGAGCATAA
- a CDS encoding LacI family DNA-binding transcriptional regulator: MRKNKMTTMLEVAKRAGVSKATVSRVLSGNGYVSQETKDRVFQAIEESGYRPNLLARNLATKRTQTLGLVVTNTLYHGVYFSELLFHAARMTEEKGRQLILADGKHSADEEREAIQYLLDMRCDAIIIYPRFLSVEEMDDIIQKHEQPIMVLNRRLRKNSSHCVWSDHKASCQAAVSQLIDMGHRDIAFITGSLDSPTGIERLSGYKDALAQHHIPLNDALIVEGKWNPESGAAGVSTLLSRGETFTALVASNDDMAIGAVKQLHDSGIATPGQVSVIGFDDVAIAPYIIPSLSSVRIPVTEMIKETISRLIFMLDGGDFTLQQTFSGELILRDSVIAGPHV; encoded by the coding sequence TTGAGGAAAAATAAAATGACCACGATGCTGGAAGTGGCGAAGCGGGCAGGGGTGTCGAAGGCAACGGTTTCGCGGGTGCTGTCGGGCAATGGCTATGTGAGCCAGGAGACCAAAGATCGCGTTTTTCAGGCGATTGAAGAGAGCGGCTACCGGCCCAATTTGCTGGCGCGAAATCTGGCAACAAAACGGACGCAAACCCTCGGGCTGGTGGTGACCAACACCTTGTATCACGGCGTTTATTTTAGCGAGCTGTTGTTTCACGCCGCGCGAATGACCGAAGAGAAAGGTCGGCAGCTGATTCTGGCCGATGGCAAGCACAGCGCCGATGAAGAGCGCGAAGCGATTCAGTATCTGCTGGATATGCGCTGCGATGCGATCATCATCTATCCGCGCTTTTTGAGCGTGGAGGAGATGGATGACATCATCCAGAAACACGAGCAGCCGATAATGGTGCTAAACCGCCGCCTGCGTAAAAACAGCAGCCATTGCGTCTGGTCAGATCATAAAGCCTCGTGTCAGGCGGCGGTGTCGCAGCTGATCGACATGGGGCACCGGGACATCGCGTTTATCACCGGATCGCTGGATTCCCCCACCGGTATTGAGCGCCTTTCCGGATACAAAGACGCGCTGGCTCAGCATCACATTCCCCTGAACGACGCTTTGATCGTGGAAGGAAAATGGAACCCTGAAAGCGGAGCGGCGGGCGTTTCGACCCTGCTGTCGCGCGGTGAGACTTTTACCGCGCTGGTGGCCAGCAATGACGACATGGCGATTGGCGCAGTGAAACAGTTGCATGACAGCGGCATCGCCACGCCGGGCCAGGTTTCTGTTATTGGTTTCGATGACGTGGCTATCGCGCCGTATATCATTCCATCGCTTTCCAGCGTGCGGATTCCGGTGACGGAGATGATCAAAGAGACCATTAGCCGCCTGATTTTTATGCTCGACGGCGGCGACTTTACCTTGCAACAAACCTTCTCGGGTGAACTGATCCTGCGTGACTCGGTGATAGCCGGTCCACATGTCTAG